The following proteins come from a genomic window of Stigmatopora nigra isolate UIUO_SnigA chromosome 9, RoL_Snig_1.1, whole genome shotgun sequence:
- the LOC144201271 gene encoding electrogenic aspartate/glutamate antiporter SLC25A12, mitochondrial-like isoform X2 has product MTPADFVQKYLGLQTQIHHNPKTVQLLAAVADTTKDGLISFQEFLAFESALCAPDALFIVAFQLFDKTGTGDISFENVRDIFSQTTVHHHIPFNWDCEFIHLHFGRNRKKRLNYLEFTQFLQELQLEHARQAFAQKDKEKNGVISALDFSDIMATIRHHMLTPFVEENLVSAAGGSTSHLVSFSYFNAFNSLLNNMELIRKIYSTLAGSWNDTLVTKEEFVHAANKFGQITPMEIDILYQLSALHSPSGRLNLADIERIAPLEEASLPYNLAETQKQSQPQGEISRPFWLQAAESAYRFTLGSIAGATGATAVYPIDLVKTRMQNQRSTGSFVGELMYKNSFDCAKKVLRYEGFFGFYRGLVPQLIGVAPEKAIKLTVNDFVRDKFTDKDNSIPLLAEIMAGSCAGGSQVIFTNPLEIVKIRLQVAGEITTGPRVSALNVVRDLGFFGLYKGAKACFLRDIPFSAIYFPAYAHLKAAMADEHGQLGALQLLTAGAIAGIPAASLVTPADVIKTRLQVAARAGQTTYNGVVDCFQKIMREEGFRALWKGAGARMCRSSPQFGVTLVTYELLQRWFYIDFGGHRPSGSGHTPKSRISELPPINADHAGGYRLAAATFAGVENKFGLHLPKFKSSGVVSIHPPESAATPQSP; this is encoded by the exons ATGACCCCGGCAGACTTTGTCCAGAAGTATCTAGGCCTGCAAACCCAGATCCACCACAACCCCAAAACCGTGCAACTTTTGGCTGCCGTGGCCGACACCACCAAGGACGG GCTGATCTCATTCCAGGAGTTTCTTGCGTTTGAGTCCGCGTTGTGCGCACCTGACGCTCTCTTCATAGTTGCCTTCCAGCTCTTTGACAAGACCGGAACTGGAGACATTTCCTTCG AGAATGTGCGGGACATTTTCAGCCAGACGACAGTGCACCACCATATTCCCTTTAACTGGGACTGCGAGTTTATCCATTTGCACTTTGGGCGGAATCGCAAAAAACGGCTTAACTACCTCGAGTTCACGCAGTTCTTGCAG gAGCTGCAATTGGAGCACGCCAGGCAGGCCTTCGCCCAAAAAGACAAAGAGAAAAATGGCGTCATCTCCGCTTTGGATTTCAGCGACATTATGGCTACCATCAGGCATCACATGCTCACGCCATTTGTGGAGGAGAACCTTGTTTCA GCGGCGGGCGGCAGCACCTCCCACCTGGTCAGCTTCTCGTACTTTAACGCCTTCAACTCGCTCCTCAACAACATGGAGCTGATCCGCAAGATCTACAGCACGCTGGCCGGTTCCTGGAATGACACGCTGGTCACCAAAG AGGAGTTTGTTCACGCCGCCAACAAGTTTGGTCAAATCACACCGATGGAAATTGATATCTTGTACCAGTTATCAGCCCTGCACTCCCCCTCAgg GCGGCTGAATCTGGCCGACATCGAGAGAATAGCTCCACTAGAAGAAGCAAGTCTTCCCTATAACCTGGCCGAAAcccaaaaacag TCTCAGCCTCAAGGGGAGATTTCCAGGCCCTTTTGGCTCCAAGCGGCAGAATCGGCCTACAGGTTCACCTTGGGTTCCATCGCCGGAG CCACCGGCGCCACGGCGGTGTACCCCATCGATTTGGTCAAGACCAGGATGCAGAACCAGAGGTCTACGGGCTCTTTTGTGGGCGAGCTGATGTACAAGAACAGCTTTGACTGCGCCAAGAAAGTGCTTCGCTACGAAGGCTTTTTTGGTTTCTACAGAG GTCTGGTCCCCCAGTTGATTGGCGTGGCACCTGAGAAGGCCATCAAACTCACT GTGAACGACTTTGTACGAGACAAGTTCACCGACAAGGACAACTCCATCCCATTGCTGGCCGAGATCATGGCTGGCAGCTGC GCCGGGGGCTCCCAGGTGATCTTCACCAACCCTCTGGAGATCGTCAAGATCCGCCTGCAAGTGGCGGGCGAGATCACCACTGGGCCTCGGGTTAGCGCGCTCAACGTAGTGCGAGACCTGGGCTTTTTCGGACTCTACAAG gggGCCAAAGCCTGTTTCTTGAGGGATATCCCCTTCTCGGCCATCTATTTCCCTGCGTACGCCCACCTCAAGGCCGCCATGGCGGATGAGCATGGTCAACTGGGAGCCTTACAGCTCCTCACAGCTGGCGCTATTGCAG GTATCCCGGCGGCCTCGCTGGTGACGCCGGCTGACGTCATCAAGACTCGTCTGCAAGTGGCCGCCCGGGCCGGTCAGACCACCTACAACGGAGTGGTGGACTGCTTCCAGAAGATCATGCGGGAGGAAGGTTTCCGAGCTCTCTGGAAGGGAGCGGGAG CTCGAATGTGCCGCTCGTCTCCCCAGTTTGGCGTGACTCTGGTGACCTATGAACTCTTGCAGAGGTGGTTTTACATCGACTTTGGAGGACA CCGACCATCGGGATCGGGACACACGCCCAAGTCACGCATCTCGGAACTCCCTCCCATCAACGCCGATCACGCGGGAGGCTACCGTCTGGCCGCCGCCACCTTCGCCGGAGTGGAAAACAAGTTCGGCCTGCACTTGCCCAAATTCAAATCCTCGGGCGTGGTATCCATTCACCCCCCGGAATCCGCCGCCACCCCCCAGTCCCCTTAG
- the LOC144201271 gene encoding electrogenic aspartate/glutamate antiporter SLC25A12, mitochondrial-like isoform X1: MAVKVQSTKRGDPSELKAIFQKYASEVDKEGDRFMTPADFVQKYLGLQTQIHHNPKTVQLLAAVADTTKDGLISFQEFLAFESALCAPDALFIVAFQLFDKTGTGDISFENVRDIFSQTTVHHHIPFNWDCEFIHLHFGRNRKKRLNYLEFTQFLQELQLEHARQAFAQKDKEKNGVISALDFSDIMATIRHHMLTPFVEENLVSAAGGSTSHLVSFSYFNAFNSLLNNMELIRKIYSTLAGSWNDTLVTKEEFVHAANKFGQITPMEIDILYQLSALHSPSGRLNLADIERIAPLEEASLPYNLAETQKQSQPQGEISRPFWLQAAESAYRFTLGSIAGATGATAVYPIDLVKTRMQNQRSTGSFVGELMYKNSFDCAKKVLRYEGFFGFYRGLVPQLIGVAPEKAIKLTVNDFVRDKFTDKDNSIPLLAEIMAGSCAGGSQVIFTNPLEIVKIRLQVAGEITTGPRVSALNVVRDLGFFGLYKGAKACFLRDIPFSAIYFPAYAHLKAAMADEHGQLGALQLLTAGAIAGIPAASLVTPADVIKTRLQVAARAGQTTYNGVVDCFQKIMREEGFRALWKGAGARMCRSSPQFGVTLVTYELLQRWFYIDFGGHRPSGSGHTPKSRISELPPINADHAGGYRLAAATFAGVENKFGLHLPKFKSSGVVSIHPPESAATPQSP, from the exons TCATGACCCCGGCAGACTTTGTCCAGAAGTATCTAGGCCTGCAAACCCAGATCCACCACAACCCCAAAACCGTGCAACTTTTGGCTGCCGTGGCCGACACCACCAAGGACGG GCTGATCTCATTCCAGGAGTTTCTTGCGTTTGAGTCCGCGTTGTGCGCACCTGACGCTCTCTTCATAGTTGCCTTCCAGCTCTTTGACAAGACCGGAACTGGAGACATTTCCTTCG AGAATGTGCGGGACATTTTCAGCCAGACGACAGTGCACCACCATATTCCCTTTAACTGGGACTGCGAGTTTATCCATTTGCACTTTGGGCGGAATCGCAAAAAACGGCTTAACTACCTCGAGTTCACGCAGTTCTTGCAG gAGCTGCAATTGGAGCACGCCAGGCAGGCCTTCGCCCAAAAAGACAAAGAGAAAAATGGCGTCATCTCCGCTTTGGATTTCAGCGACATTATGGCTACCATCAGGCATCACATGCTCACGCCATTTGTGGAGGAGAACCTTGTTTCA GCGGCGGGCGGCAGCACCTCCCACCTGGTCAGCTTCTCGTACTTTAACGCCTTCAACTCGCTCCTCAACAACATGGAGCTGATCCGCAAGATCTACAGCACGCTGGCCGGTTCCTGGAATGACACGCTGGTCACCAAAG AGGAGTTTGTTCACGCCGCCAACAAGTTTGGTCAAATCACACCGATGGAAATTGATATCTTGTACCAGTTATCAGCCCTGCACTCCCCCTCAgg GCGGCTGAATCTGGCCGACATCGAGAGAATAGCTCCACTAGAAGAAGCAAGTCTTCCCTATAACCTGGCCGAAAcccaaaaacag TCTCAGCCTCAAGGGGAGATTTCCAGGCCCTTTTGGCTCCAAGCGGCAGAATCGGCCTACAGGTTCACCTTGGGTTCCATCGCCGGAG CCACCGGCGCCACGGCGGTGTACCCCATCGATTTGGTCAAGACCAGGATGCAGAACCAGAGGTCTACGGGCTCTTTTGTGGGCGAGCTGATGTACAAGAACAGCTTTGACTGCGCCAAGAAAGTGCTTCGCTACGAAGGCTTTTTTGGTTTCTACAGAG GTCTGGTCCCCCAGTTGATTGGCGTGGCACCTGAGAAGGCCATCAAACTCACT GTGAACGACTTTGTACGAGACAAGTTCACCGACAAGGACAACTCCATCCCATTGCTGGCCGAGATCATGGCTGGCAGCTGC GCCGGGGGCTCCCAGGTGATCTTCACCAACCCTCTGGAGATCGTCAAGATCCGCCTGCAAGTGGCGGGCGAGATCACCACTGGGCCTCGGGTTAGCGCGCTCAACGTAGTGCGAGACCTGGGCTTTTTCGGACTCTACAAG gggGCCAAAGCCTGTTTCTTGAGGGATATCCCCTTCTCGGCCATCTATTTCCCTGCGTACGCCCACCTCAAGGCCGCCATGGCGGATGAGCATGGTCAACTGGGAGCCTTACAGCTCCTCACAGCTGGCGCTATTGCAG GTATCCCGGCGGCCTCGCTGGTGACGCCGGCTGACGTCATCAAGACTCGTCTGCAAGTGGCCGCCCGGGCCGGTCAGACCACCTACAACGGAGTGGTGGACTGCTTCCAGAAGATCATGCGGGAGGAAGGTTTCCGAGCTCTCTGGAAGGGAGCGGGAG CTCGAATGTGCCGCTCGTCTCCCCAGTTTGGCGTGACTCTGGTGACCTATGAACTCTTGCAGAGGTGGTTTTACATCGACTTTGGAGGACA CCGACCATCGGGATCGGGACACACGCCCAAGTCACGCATCTCGGAACTCCCTCCCATCAACGCCGATCACGCGGGAGGCTACCGTCTGGCCGCCGCCACCTTCGCCGGAGTGGAAAACAAGTTCGGCCTGCACTTGCCCAAATTCAAATCCTCGGGCGTGGTATCCATTCACCCCCCGGAATCCGCCGCCACCCCCCAGTCCCCTTAG